One Chloroflexota bacterium DNA window includes the following coding sequences:
- a CDS encoding amidohydrolase family protein: MNARAPAGRSSAGPALRQGQRRHVGQSSLLLVNGRLALSGGRFPGVDAVLVRDGRIVALGDGRWLRDEASPCTRLVDAEGGTILPAFHDPHLHLLAYARRSSWVDCRGLKSIAEVQRALAARAATLRPGGWVRAIGLDERQWPDHRLPDRADLDGAAPHHPVRVQHRTGHLDLLNSAALAMLGLLDDPLSEVERDVHTGRATGRVYQGARLLHGRLPRPAFGEIAADVRAASERLLSQGITTVQDATETNGPDELALFERLQQEGALAQRLLMMVGIGHVEALSARRNGRLRLVATHVKLMVDEATMDVDVLNAQVGRARRQGWPVALHAVAEAELVTALEALQRAGPRDASLPPDRIEHGAVIPDDFLPSLRAAGVHVVGQPALLRQRGDHFLAEYPQEQHGWLYRVRSLLDSRVPYAASSDAPIGEPSPEEAFAALTGRTTATGLPFGRAEALSAEEALACLTAAPAATAGLEGEIGVLRPGARADLVILASETPVSTWTGLPPVRCTILGGAVVWQGAAS; encoded by the coding sequence ATGAACGCACGCGCCCCGGCAGGCCGATCGTCGGCTGGCCCCGCTCTCCGACAGGGGCAACGTCGTCACGTCGGGCAGAGCAGCCTGCTGCTCGTCAACGGGCGGCTGGCCCTGTCCGGCGGCCGTTTCCCAGGGGTCGATGCCGTCCTGGTGCGAGACGGACGGATCGTGGCCCTCGGGGATGGGCGGTGGCTGCGAGATGAGGCGTCACCCTGTACCCGCCTGGTCGATGCCGAGGGCGGCACGATCCTGCCAGCGTTCCACGATCCGCATCTGCACCTGCTGGCCTACGCGCGGCGGTCGTCCTGGGTGGACTGTCGCGGGCTCAAGAGCATCGCGGAGGTGCAGCGGGCGCTGGCGGCCCGAGCCGCGACACTGAGGCCGGGCGGCTGGGTCCGAGCGATCGGGCTTGACGAGCGCCAGTGGCCTGACCACCGCCTGCCGGATCGGGCTGACCTGGATGGGGCCGCGCCACACCACCCGGTACGGGTCCAGCACCGCACGGGCCACCTGGATCTGCTGAACAGCGCCGCGCTGGCGATGCTCGGCCTGCTGGACGATCCGTTGTCGGAGGTCGAGCGGGACGTCCACACCGGCCGGGCGACGGGGCGAGTCTATCAGGGCGCGAGGCTGCTGCACGGCCGGCTGCCCCGGCCAGCGTTCGGGGAGATCGCGGCGGACGTGCGCGCCGCCTCGGAGCGGCTGCTTTCGCAGGGCATCACCACGGTCCAGGATGCCACCGAGACCAACGGACCCGATGAGCTGGCGTTGTTCGAGCGGCTCCAGCAGGAGGGCGCGCTCGCGCAGCGCCTGCTGATGATGGTCGGGATCGGGCACGTGGAGGCGCTGTCCGCGCGCAGGAACGGACGGCTTCGGCTCGTCGCCACGCACGTCAAGCTGATGGTGGACGAAGCTACGATGGATGTCGATGTGCTGAACGCCCAGGTGGGGCGGGCGCGACGGCAGGGCTGGCCCGTGGCGTTGCACGCCGTCGCCGAGGCCGAGCTGGTGACAGCGCTGGAGGCGCTGCAACGCGCTGGCCCGCGCGATGCGTCGCTGCCGCCAGACCGCATCGAGCATGGCGCGGTGATCCCGGACGATTTCCTGCCGTCCTTGCGGGCGGCTGGCGTCCACGTCGTTGGGCAGCCGGCCCTGCTGCGCCAGCGTGGCGACCACTTCCTGGCCGAGTATCCCCAGGAGCAGCATGGCTGGCTGTACCGCGTCCGCTCGCTGCTCGACAGTCGGGTTCCGTACGCGGCCAGCTCCGACGCGCCCATCGGCGAGCCGTCGCCGGAGGAGGCGTTCGCGGCGCTGACTGGCCGCACGACGGCCACTGGCTTGCCGTTCGGTCGGGCCGAGGCCTTGTCAGCCGAGGAGGCACTGGCCTGCCTGACAGCAGCGCCAGCGGCAACGGCTGGCCTGGAAGGGGAGATCGGGGTGCTCAGGCCGGGGGCGCGCGCCGACCTCGTGATTCTGGCAAGCGAGACGCCCGTCTCAACCTGGACCGGCTTGCCGCCGGTTCGATGCACGATCCTGGGCGGCGCTGTTGTCTGGCAGGGAGCGGCATCGTGA